From one Takifugu rubripes chromosome 14, fTakRub1.2, whole genome shotgun sequence genomic stretch:
- the rnf44 gene encoding RING finger protein 44 isoform X1, with translation MRPWEIAVNRLPPTAPLNPRRFLGEPCNAPVHLRRSPPERHHWGRRDRPVLFSSLVQDENFHHLIFSQHHPQVPLDESRQYNHTSTPPRMLHPAAPLPHQSPIMVDLHDQMHQGSVPISYTVTTVTTHGFPLHTGQPLPGCNTQQLPACSVMFSGQLSLLCCLPPPLIQACTMQHMPVSYQAFPPLISNEHFVLHPAPSVTPHQPPHLTPLSQFVPLQPQHPRMPLQRVENDVDLRGDQHPLGTFSYSPSHHPPALPPSLPLQYLPQEPLHPELPFGVPYPHMLPRRVSGQRYRLQQPLPPPPPPPSYYPGFLPDFLSVLPVPPTAVGPAISLDLDVDDVEMENYEALLNLAERLGEAKPRGLTKADIEQLPSYRFNAENHLSEQTLCVVCFSDFECRQLLRVLPCNHEFHAKCVDKWLKTNRTCPICRADASDVHREVQ, from the exons ATGCGACCATGGGAAATAGCAGTAAATAGGCTGCCACCAACAGCCCCCTTAAATCCAAGGAGGTTCCTTGGAGAGCCCTGCAACGCTCCAGTGCATCTCAGGAGAAG CCCACCAGAGCGACACCATTGGGGGAGACGAGACAGACCCGTACTGTTCAGTTCCCTGGTCCAGGATGAGAACTTCCATCATCTGATTTTCTCCCAACACCACCCACAGGTTCCTTTAGATGAGTCCAGACAGTACAACCACACCAGCACACCACCACGCATGCTTCACCCCGCTGCTCCCCTGCCCCACCAGAGCCCCATCATGGTGGATCTACACGACCAG ATGCACCAGGGATCAGTACCAATATCATACACTGTTACAACGGTGACGACCCACGGGTTCCCCCTTCACACCGGGCAGCCCCTTCCAGGGTGCAACACgcagcagctcccagcatgcTCGGTAATGTTCAGCGGACAgctctctctgctctgctgccttcctcctcct CTCATACAGGCGTGCACCATGCAGCACATGCCGGTGTCGTATCAAGCCTTTCCGCCCCTTATCTCCAACGAGCATTTTGTATTGCATCCAGCCCCCTCTGTAACACCCCACCAGCCACCGCACCTTACTCCTTTGAGCCAATTTGTCCCTTTACAGCCTCAGCACCCACGCATG cctCTACAGAGGGTAGAAAATGACGTTGACCTAAGAGGGGACCAACACCCATTAGGGACATTCTCCTACTCTCCTTCTCATCACCCACCAGCGCTGCCTCCGTCTCTGCCCTTACAGTATCTTCCTCAAGAGCCTTTGCATCCAGAGCTTCCCTTCGGTGTG CCATATCCCCACATGCTGCCCCGGCGAGTGAGCGGGCAGAGGTATCGGTTGCAGcagcctctccctcctcctcctccccccccatcATATTACCCAGGCTTCCTCCCTGACTTCCT GTCAGTGCTTCCTGTGCCTCCAACTGCAGTGGGTCCTGCAATCAGCCTGGACCTGGATGTAGATGATGTGGAAATGGAGAACTATGAG GCATTGCTGAATCTGGCAGAGAGGTTGGGTGAAGCAAAACCACGTGGACTTACAAAAGCAGACATAGAACAACTTCCGTCCTACAGGTTCAACGCGGAAAATCACCTGTCTGAACAAACGCT GTGTGTTGTGTGCTTTAGTGACTTTGAGTGTAGGCAGCTACTTCGGGTATTACCGTGTAACCACGAATTTCACGCCAAGTGCGTGGATAAATGGTTAAAG ACCAATCGCACTTGTCCCATCTGCCGGGCTGACGCTTCGGACGTGCACCGAGAGGTGCAGTGA
- the rnf44 gene encoding RING finger protein 44 isoform X2 — protein MRPWEIAVNRLPPTAPLNPRRFLGEPCNAPVHLRRSPPERHHWGRRDRPVLFSSLVQDENFHHLIFSQHHPQVPLDESRQYNHTSTPPRMLHPAAPLPHQSPIMVDLHDQMHQGSVPISYTVTTVTTHGFPLHTGQPLPGCNTQQLPACSLIQACTMQHMPVSYQAFPPLISNEHFVLHPAPSVTPHQPPHLTPLSQFVPLQPQHPRMPLQRVENDVDLRGDQHPLGTFSYSPSHHPPALPPSLPLQYLPQEPLHPELPFGVPYPHMLPRRVSGQRYRLQQPLPPPPPPPSYYPGFLPDFLSVLPVPPTAVGPAISLDLDVDDVEMENYEALLNLAERLGEAKPRGLTKADIEQLPSYRFNAENHLSEQTLCVVCFSDFECRQLLRVLPCNHEFHAKCVDKWLKTNRTCPICRADASDVHREVQ, from the exons ATGCGACCATGGGAAATAGCAGTAAATAGGCTGCCACCAACAGCCCCCTTAAATCCAAGGAGGTTCCTTGGAGAGCCCTGCAACGCTCCAGTGCATCTCAGGAGAAG CCCACCAGAGCGACACCATTGGGGGAGACGAGACAGACCCGTACTGTTCAGTTCCCTGGTCCAGGATGAGAACTTCCATCATCTGATTTTCTCCCAACACCACCCACAGGTTCCTTTAGATGAGTCCAGACAGTACAACCACACCAGCACACCACCACGCATGCTTCACCCCGCTGCTCCCCTGCCCCACCAGAGCCCCATCATGGTGGATCTACACGACCAG ATGCACCAGGGATCAGTACCAATATCATACACTGTTACAACGGTGACGACCCACGGGTTCCCCCTTCACACCGGGCAGCCCCTTCCAGGGTGCAACACgcagcagctcccagcatgcTCG CTCATACAGGCGTGCACCATGCAGCACATGCCGGTGTCGTATCAAGCCTTTCCGCCCCTTATCTCCAACGAGCATTTTGTATTGCATCCAGCCCCCTCTGTAACACCCCACCAGCCACCGCACCTTACTCCTTTGAGCCAATTTGTCCCTTTACAGCCTCAGCACCCACGCATG cctCTACAGAGGGTAGAAAATGACGTTGACCTAAGAGGGGACCAACACCCATTAGGGACATTCTCCTACTCTCCTTCTCATCACCCACCAGCGCTGCCTCCGTCTCTGCCCTTACAGTATCTTCCTCAAGAGCCTTTGCATCCAGAGCTTCCCTTCGGTGTG CCATATCCCCACATGCTGCCCCGGCGAGTGAGCGGGCAGAGGTATCGGTTGCAGcagcctctccctcctcctcctccccccccatcATATTACCCAGGCTTCCTCCCTGACTTCCT GTCAGTGCTTCCTGTGCCTCCAACTGCAGTGGGTCCTGCAATCAGCCTGGACCTGGATGTAGATGATGTGGAAATGGAGAACTATGAG GCATTGCTGAATCTGGCAGAGAGGTTGGGTGAAGCAAAACCACGTGGACTTACAAAAGCAGACATAGAACAACTTCCGTCCTACAGGTTCAACGCGGAAAATCACCTGTCTGAACAAACGCT GTGTGTTGTGTGCTTTAGTGACTTTGAGTGTAGGCAGCTACTTCGGGTATTACCGTGTAACCACGAATTTCACGCCAAGTGCGTGGATAAATGGTTAAAG ACCAATCGCACTTGTCCCATCTGCCGGGCTGACGCTTCGGACGTGCACCGAGAGGTGCAGTGA